Proteins found in one Corynebacterium canis genomic segment:
- a CDS encoding TIGR01777 family oxidoreductase has product MSDIAAPTPEGTIVVSHTAQHFVPHAPEVVWDWLSRPGAVVRLAPKFVPMVPIEEPKRLADGTTVFSLPAGLRWVSRYNLVDYVPGQRATSLCIKAPLKALSNWRHTHTLTPQGDGTLITEEVHTNMPTSSVEAMLAYRQHQLVSDLATLQALGPLNAKPKVIAMTGTHGLVGRSLRALLTTSGHRVISLVRDLEEPSTTPGAINRTAEDQRLWDPVSPALDLLEGVDCLVHLAGEPLVGRFHEEHRRAIRASRVGPTAALARRAAASSTCTVMVCASAIGYYGHEHSDTPVDETAPKGEGFLADVTADWEDACSPAVDAGVRVVSVRTGVTLSSWGGILPIVRTLFSTGLGGHVGSGEHRLSWISLDDLTDIYRLAILDESLVGPINAVAPSPITHRDFSRELGSQMGRPSIIPIPSFGPRLLLGSQGAQELVLADHNVCSSVLTSEFRHPTIDSALAHELGGEGFRDASDTIG; this is encoded by the coding sequence TTGAGTGACATCGCAGCGCCAACCCCGGAGGGGACTATCGTCGTGAGTCACACCGCGCAACACTTCGTTCCACACGCCCCAGAGGTGGTTTGGGATTGGTTGTCCCGCCCCGGGGCCGTAGTTCGCCTCGCGCCCAAGTTTGTGCCCATGGTCCCGATCGAAGAGCCCAAGCGCCTCGCCGACGGCACCACCGTGTTTTCGCTGCCCGCCGGCCTGCGCTGGGTGTCCCGCTACAACCTGGTGGACTATGTGCCCGGCCAGCGCGCCACCAGCCTGTGCATCAAGGCCCCGCTCAAGGCGCTGTCGAATTGGCGGCACACGCACACCCTCACCCCGCAGGGCGATGGCACGCTGATTACGGAAGAAGTGCACACGAATATGCCCACCTCTTCCGTGGAGGCGATGCTGGCGTACCGGCAACACCAGCTGGTTTCGGACCTCGCCACCTTGCAAGCCCTCGGCCCGCTGAACGCCAAGCCCAAGGTCATCGCGATGACCGGCACGCACGGCCTAGTGGGCCGCTCGCTGCGGGCGCTGCTGACCACCTCCGGGCATCGCGTGATTTCGCTGGTTCGGGATTTGGAGGAGCCCTCCACCACGCCTGGGGCGATCAATCGCACCGCCGAGGACCAGCGCCTGTGGGATCCGGTTTCCCCCGCCCTAGACCTGCTGGAAGGCGTGGATTGCCTGGTGCATTTGGCGGGCGAACCGCTCGTCGGCAGGTTTCATGAGGAGCACCGACGCGCTATTCGCGCATCCCGCGTGGGGCCGACAGCTGCGCTGGCACGCCGGGCGGCCGCGTCGTCGACATGCACGGTAATGGTGTGCGCCTCGGCGATCGGCTACTACGGGCATGAACACTCGGACACGCCGGTGGACGAAACAGCGCCCAAGGGGGAAGGTTTCCTCGCGGACGTCACCGCCGATTGGGAGGACGCCTGCTCGCCCGCCGTGGATGCCGGAGTGCGGGTGGTCAGCGTGCGCACCGGGGTGACGTTAAGTAGTTGGGGCGGCATCCTTCCAATCGTGCGCACCTTGTTCTCGACGGGCTTAGGTGGGCATGTTGGCTCGGGTGAGCACAGATTGTCATGGATTTCTTTGGACGATTTAACGGATATTTATCGTCTCGCAATTTTGGACGAATCCTTGGTCGGTCCGATCAACGCCGTGGCGCCAAGCCCGATCACGCATCGAGATTTCTCGCGGGAGCTCGGATCGCAGATGGGACGGCCTTCTATCATTCCAATTCCCAGTTTCGGGCCGCGGCTCTTGCTTGGTTCTCAGGGCGCTCAAGAGTTGGTTTTAGCTGATCACAATGTGTGCTCATCCGTACTTACGAGCGAATTCCGGCACCCGACTATCGATAGTGCGCTGGCCCACGAGTTGGGTGGCGAAGGCTTCCGAGATGCGTCGGACACGATAGGCTAA
- a CDS encoding YbjN domain-containing protein, with the protein MTDSEPTAVTLDRVAEIFQAEKLEYIPEEEGLLRTGFPNAAVSLVIEGDYLLFDAAWRGTPPSGDAPIILGAVNEWNLTQMMPSLSFSEITEGSLNLRAHRGLYIGHGATRNQIGAFVMSAIENTRSCFHWLETQFPQYVTWEEAE; encoded by the coding sequence GTGACTGATTCTGAACCCACCGCCGTAACCCTCGATCGCGTTGCGGAAATATTCCAGGCTGAGAAGCTTGAATACATTCCCGAAGAGGAAGGTTTGCTGCGCACGGGCTTCCCTAACGCCGCAGTGAGCCTTGTCATCGAAGGCGATTATTTGCTTTTCGACGCCGCGTGGCGCGGCACCCCACCCAGCGGCGACGCCCCTATTATCCTCGGCGCCGTCAACGAGTGGAACTTGACGCAGATGATGCCAAGCCTGAGTTTCAGTGAAATCACTGAAGGTAGTCTGAATCTGCGGGCACATCGTGGTTTGTATATCGGTCACGGCGCGACGCGCAATCAAATCGGCGCGTTTGTCATGTCCGCAATCGAAAATACCCGGTCGTGTTTTCACTGGCTGGAAACTCAGTTTCCGCAGTATGTTACGTGGGAGGAAGCCGAATGA
- a CDS encoding YbjN domain-containing protein: protein MISAVTLERVRSAMQYFGIELAPHEEIATANLNGYPVTFAVIGRAILIVRADCTTDEPVADGNPAKFLACNHFNAFNFQCKAAIMDRIENIVIRTECEIMVAAGMTDDQLRAALKESVDHILQAQKAIAQLADSMS, encoded by the coding sequence ATGATCAGCGCCGTAACCTTAGAGCGGGTGCGCAGTGCCATGCAATATTTCGGCATCGAACTCGCCCCGCATGAAGAGATCGCCACGGCGAACCTGAATGGCTACCCCGTGACCTTCGCGGTGATCGGCCGCGCGATCCTGATTGTGCGGGCGGATTGCACCACGGACGAACCCGTTGCGGATGGCAATCCCGCCAAATTCTTAGCCTGCAATCATTTCAATGCTTTTAATTTTCAATGCAAGGCGGCGATTATGGACCGCATTGAAAACATTGTGATTCGCACCGAATGCGAAATCATGGTGGCGGCCGGAATGACCGACGATCAATTGCGCGCCGCCCTTAAGGAGTCTGTGGACCACATTCTCCAAGCCCAGAAAGCAATCGCCCAACTCGCAGATTCAATGTCTTAA